Below is a genomic region from Isosphaeraceae bacterium EP7.
GGTCCACTGCTGGACATCGTCGCCTCCCGAGCCCCTCCCTCCCATAGTTGAATGATGTTACACACATTCGTGATAATTCTCGGGAAACAAACTAAGTAGGTCACCAGTAGTGATTGGACGACTCCCCGGAGTTGACCTATGGTTGCGATAGCCCTACAGAGGACTCGCGACCATGGCCCTGATCACACTCCAGCCGGCCGAGCGCGAGCACCTGCGCGGACTGGCCCGTCACTCCGACGACCGCCGCGTCATCCACCGCGCCCTGGCCCTGCTGGACCTCGATTCCGGCCAGCCGCCGCTCGCCGTCGCCGCTCGGCTCGGCGTCAGCCGATCGACCGTCTACAACTGGGCCGGCCGGTTCGCCAAGGAGCGAGATCCAAGCCCGTCGCTGGGCGATCGCCCGCGCGCCGGCAGGCCGCCGGCCGCCAGGCGGGCCGCCGAAGAGTCGGCCGAGGCCGCCCTGGGGACGGATCCCCGCGCGGCCGGCTATCGCCACACCAACTGGACCGTGCCCCTGCTGCTGGCCCACCTGAACCGGGCCTCAGGCCAGCAGGCCAGCGGCACCACCATGCGGCGGGCCTTGCACGGGCTGGGCTATCGCTGGAAGCGGCCCCGCTTCGTCCTCTCGCGCCGATCGCCCACCTGGCGGCAGGCCAAAGGGGGCTGAGGCGCGGGCTGCCCGGACGCACGCGCACCGTCGTCCTCTTCTCCGACGCCACCATCCTCACCGAGACTCCGCCGCTGCGGGCCGCCTGGGCCAGGGCTGGCCAGCAGGCCGAGGTGCCGATCACCGGCAACCGCGACCGCCGCGTCCTCTTCGGCGCCATCGCCGTGGGCCGCGGCACGCTCCGCCTGGACCGCGCCGGGCAATGGAACCAGGACAGTTTCCAGAGCCATCTGCGGCACTTCCGCCCGACCTGGCGCGGCTGGCGGATCGTGCTGTTCCTGGACCGGGGCTCGCCGCACACGGCCAGGCGGTCGCGGGCCCTGGCCAAGCAGTTCTCCATCGAGCTACGGTTCCTGCCGACGGCGTGCCCGGAGCTCAACCCGATGGAGGGCCTGTGGCGCGAGATCAAGGGGCAGATCCTGGCCAACGAGCCGACGCCCGAGCTGGACGTTTCGCTGGAGTGTGCCGTCGATCACCTGATGGCCATGACCGGCAAACAACGACGCCAAACCGCCCGCATCCTCTCCGAGAACTTCTGGCTAGCCACTTAAAGCCTGTTGAGAAAGCTACATTTTCGGTAGTCGGCGGGCCATCAGATGGATCATCGCCAACTTGACGAATGCTTCGCTGCTTGCGGTCGTCGCCTCGTAATCCTTGCTCAGCCGACGGTTCCGCCCCAGCCAGGTGAAGGTCCGCTCCACACGCCAGCGGAATGCGATCGGCTCGAACTTGCCGTCGCCGGGGCGCTTCGCCTTGATCTCCAGCCGCAGCCGGTTGCGGCCCCGCAACGCATGGACCCACTCGGCGATCCCGCCGTTGTCGATCCCGTCGGCGACGATCAGCCGCAGCCGCATGAAGCGGTGCCGCAGCGGGGCCAGGACCAGCCTCGCACCGTCGCGATCCTGGATACGCGCGGCGTGGACGACCACCGAGAGGATCAGCCCCAGGCCGTCGACGAGGATGTGCCGCTTGCGGCCGGCGACCTTCTTGCCGGCATCGTAACCTCGGGGCCCCCTTTTTCCGTCGTCTTGACCGACTGGCTGTCGAGGATGGCCGCCGACGGCTGGCGCGGCCGGCCGTGGGCCTGGCGCAGGTCGCCTCGGAGCAGGTCCATCAGGCGGTCGAGGGTGCCGTCGGCCTTCCAGATGCGGAAGTACCAGTACGCGGTGGCCCAGGGGGGCAGGTCGTGCGGGATCGCGCGCCACTGGCAGCCGGTGCGCGCGACATACAGCAGGGCGTTGACGATGTCCCGCCGGTCGTGCTTGGCGGGCCGCCCGCCCGGCTTGGGTGAGGGGATAACGCGGCAGACCTGGGCCCACTCGGCGTGGGTCAGGTCACTCGGATACGCGATTCGTGTGTCCATTCCAGAAGGCTAGGTCACGCTTTCCCAACAGGCTTTAAGACTCGAGTGACGTCCCCCAATTTCCTGGTCCAACTTTCCGGGGCAGGTCAGGAAAATCTTCCTTATTTCGGCACGACACCATAGAACCTTGCGAGAGATCCTGTAAAAGTACAAACCTCGCATGATTCATATGACCCGACGAACCATAATCGGGGATGAGCGATTCGCGAGGGTGACCGTGAATCCGCTCCCGGCAGCCAGGCTGGCAAATTAACGGAACATCAAATGATTAATCGTCGTTCGATGCTGAAGGCCACGGCGATGAGCGTCCTGGCGGGGGGCGCTAAGGCGCAAGAACTGCCGGGCCCTTACGACGACCCGACCGCGAGATTCGACAAGGCGAAGCAGGACCAGTTGCCGAGCTGGGCGTTCCGTGACGAGCTCTGGATCCCCCTCGTCCCGCGACCGGTGAACGTCGGGTGGTACGACGCGCTCACCTCGACACCCGGCGGGACGCCTCCCCCTTTCAGCCCCACGGACCCGGTGCCGATCGGACACGTCTTCCACGGCATCGCCCGCGAGTGGGGCGAAACGCCGCTGCATTGGAAGGACCTGGGCTGCCGGCCGGAGCCCGGACAGACGGCCTCCCAATGTTGGAGTGATAAGCATGAAAATATGGGTTTCGTCGAATCGTATGAAAGAAAGGAGAACGGCGAGGCGGTCGAGTTGATCCACAACTGGGGTCATTTCCCGATCAAGTGCTTCAAGATGCCGATCCTCGAGACGAAGAAGGCGTTGGCGCACGCCGCGCTTCCCGCGAGGCTCTACGGATACGGCGGCATGGTGCCTGGTCCCACCATGAAGATGAGGCTCGGGCAACCCGTCGTCGTCCGGTTCGAGAACCATCTGGAGACCGAGCTCTCGGTCCACCTGCACGGCGCGCACAGCCCGTCCCATAGCGACGGATTCCCCTCGTTCTACGTCCTCCAGGGCAAGTCGCGTGATTACTTCTACCCCAACATCCTCCCCTTGAGGAAGCCGATGGAATCCGACAAAGGGCGTGCCCGGCCCATGTGTCTGAGCCCGCACAAGTTGGTGGCGGACGACGGCGAGTCCCAATCCACCATGTGGTATCACGACCACGGGATGGACGGCACGGGCTACAACGTGGCCAAAGGCCTCGCCGGCTTCGCCCTCTGCTTCGGTGAACGCGAACTGGAACTGATCGCGAACGGGACCTTGCCGGGCCTGGGGCCGAAGTCGTGCGAGGATCCCGAGCGGCAAGGCGTCAAGACGTCCGCCCGAGACGTCGAAGACCTGGAAGAACCGGGCTATCCGGGCTACTACAAGCGTTGCAAGGAACCCTATGCCAACCCGTTCGACATCCCCATCGTGCTCCAGGACAAGGTGATCGACCCGAATACGGGGCAGGTTGCCTATGAGACGGCGGGGCACAACGGCTATCTCGGCCACACATTCCTGCTCAACGGGGTCGCCTATCCCCACCTGAACGTGAGCAACCGCAAGTATCGGTTCCGCTTCCTCAACGGGTCGAACTCGCGGATCTATCGCTTGAGGCTGCTTTCCGAGGCAGAGTTCCACGCCCGGTTCGGGGGCCAGCCGGCCTCGGTCCCGGCGGCCGTGCCGGCGGAAGTGGGCGTCGTCGAGGCGGACGACATCGGCGGTGGCAGCATGGACGAGGCCTCGCTGCCCTTCCTGAGGATCGGTAAGGACTCCTGGCTCTGGTCGAAGGCCGAGCAGAAGAAGAGCGTCGTCCTGGCGATGGCCAACCGCGCGGACCTCGTGGTCGACTTCAAGTTGTTCGCGTCGCACCTGAAGTCGCGGGACGATCAGGCCGTCTTCTACCTGGTCAACACGATGCCCCAAGCCGACGGTCGCGGCCCCAGGGTCAAGCTCGAGGACGGCGGCGACCCCCGCGTGCTCCCCCTGCCGATCGACGTCGAGGCCGACGCCAAGAAGGGGATCCCGGAGTCCAAGATCGCCGAACTGGACCGTCCGATCCCCCTGATGAAGATCATCGTCAAGGGGCCGCCCCTCGACTGCAAGCTCGACGCGAAGGTCGAGCACGGGACCGAACTCATCCCTCATCACCCGATCGGCGACGACGAGGTGCAGGTCGTCCGCGAGTTCATCTTCGAGCGTGGCAAGGGGGCGTGGAAGGTCAATGGCCGGTTCTACGACCCCAACATCGCCAACGCCACCCCCACGATCGGCACCGCGGAGGAGTGGATTCTCCGCAACGGCGGCGGCGGCTGGTGGCACCCGATCCACATCCATCTCGAAAGCCACCAACTCATCAGCTACCAGAAGGATTTCGAGGCGGACGGCATCATCGATACCGGGGATCCGCCGGCCATCCCCCGGCTGGCGAACCTCGTGGAACTGGTGGACAAGTTCGACGAAGGACAGCAGCGTGGGCTCCACGACACTCAGGTCCTGGGCCCGAACACCGTAGCACGCATCCGCATGAGGTTCCGGACCTGGAACGGGCCTTTCGTGTTCCATTGCCACAACCTTGAACACGAAGACATGCGAATGATGCACAACTTCGAGCCGGTCCCCAGGCCCTTCACGGACGCCGAGGCCGAGGGGAAGCCGGACCGGTTCGACCGCCGGAGGAAGCTCGCGAACATCGCGCCCGACGCCCGGACCCACGGCAATGACGTCACGTTGCAGCCGGACCCGTCCGCCCCGGGCTACCACGAGTCGCATCGCCGGATCGGGGAGCTCGACTGGTCCCATTCGGCGATTCCCACGACGCCCGTCGAGGATGGGGGAGCCTACCAGATCCCCCCTCGCGCGAAAGAAGGGCGATGAGCGCCCGCTCGCTTGGTCGGATTTGATCAACCCGTGATCCTGCGAACATGATCGGATGAAATCCATGCTGGCGAGTCTTGCGAAATTCCTCGGGGCGATGGCCGACGGCCCCCCCGTGACGAGGATCTCGGACGGTTTCGCGAACGTCCCGATGACGAACCAGTACGGCCGGGAGCTTCGATTCCGCGACGACCTGGTCGGGCGACGCGCCTTGATCGTCAACACGATGTTCACCGTCTGCCGGGGGACGTGCCCCGGGACCAGCAGTCGGCTCGCCAGCCTGCGCAAGATTCTGAGCCCGGTCTTCGGAGACGACCTGCTGATCGTCTCGATCTCGCTCGACCCGGAGCAGGATTCGCCCCGCGCCTTGCGGCGTTATGCGTCGATCTACGGAGCGGACCGCGTCCGCGACGGGCTGTGCGACTGGCAGTTCCTCACCGGCAAGCCCGCGGACGTAGAGCGTCTGCGGCGGAGCCTGGGGTTCTACGACCTGGATCTCCGCGTGGACGGCGACCTCACGCGGCACGCCGCGGTCCTCTACTTCGGGAATCCGCGGAAAGACCGCTGGGCGACCTTGCCGTCGGACCTCCGCGAGCCGTTGCTCGTCGAGGCGATCCGGCGCGTGGCGGGTTTCACCTTCGAGCAGAAATACGGCATCAAGGGCTGATCTCGGGCCGGAAGGGCTGCCAGCGATGATCTCTCGACTCCGAACCGCCGCGACGCTGGTCGCGCTTGCGACCCCGGCCCTCGTGTACGTCTACGCCCCCGCCCGGGCGGCCCAGGACGCTCCCTCCTCGCGAGAGCCGACCCCCTCGGCCGTGCATCTCGTGGGACACGAGGACGACGTCCTGCTCCGCCGCGTCCAGGACGTGATCGATGACTGGGACCCCCGCAAGCTCCGCAATCCCTACGTGGACACTCTCGCCGCGCAGGACCGATCGAAGAATCAGCCGGCCAGGAAGTCCCCACGCCGGCGCGACCTCGGCGATTTCATCGCCGACTTCGATGCGGCGGAGGCCCTCGGCAAGGCGTTCTTCTGGGAAATGAAGGCCGGCAGCGACTTCCGGCGCGAGAACCAGGTGGGACTGGGGACCGCGTGTGCCTCGTGCCATTACCGCTACGGGGCCGACGCCCGCGACACCCACACGACCCGCGTCCCGTTCGTCGCCTGGGACCAGTACGACCGCGACAATCTCCATGAGGATCTCGGCTTCAACGAGAAGCCTCGCCCGTTCCCCGTCGCCGAACTCGCTCGTAAGCCGATCAAGGCCGACGATCTCTACCTCCCCCGACGTCGGCAGCGGCACATCGTCCCAAGAGCGGATGAAGCAGAGGACAACGAGGAAGAGGATGACTTCGACGATTCGCGTCGGACGCCCCTCTCCCTGATCGTCGGCTCCCAGGGCGTCGAGCCCCGGAAATTCCTGGGTCTCAACCCCGACCCCGGCGGTAAGAAGGACTGGACGTCGGAGCGCAACGATCCCAAGACGAAGTTTGTGCAGCCAAACTGGCCGCCCGAATGGGCGATGTTCATGGGTGCCATTCCGAACGAGCCGAAGAAGCTCTTCCGCCAGATCACCCCGCGAAACAGCCCGTCGGTCATTAACTCGGGATTCTCGGAACGCCTGTTTCACGATGGCCGCGCCGAGTCGACGTTCAACGGATTCTCGATCTTCGGCGATGCCGACGACCAGGAGATCCTCCACCTCAGCAACAAGCCCGGGGCCAAGCCGGTCCCCGTGCGCGTCGCCATCTCGCGCGCCGCGCTCGCGTCCCAAGCGGTCGGGCCGGTCGTCAACGACCTGGAGATGTCTTACGAGGGAAGGACGTTCAACGACCTCGCGAAGAAGCTGCTCGACGCCGAGGTTCTCGGCGATCAGACCATCGACGTCAAGGACAGCATCCTGGGTGTCTATCTGGCGAATAAGCTCGTAGGCCCCGGCTCCTCTTACAAGCAACTAATCAGGCTGGCCTTCCGGCGTGAATGGTGGGACGACTCCGACGGCAAGGGCGGGAATTACAAGGTCCCCCTGAAGTTGACCGTCTTGACGGACCAGAACCCCAATCCCGCCGGCTCGCTGATGGAAGCGAATTTCTCGCTCTACTGGGGCCTGAGCATCATGCTCTACGAGGCCTCGCTCGTCTCCAATGACTCGCCGTTCGACCGGATGATGAATGGCAAGAAAGAGCTGGTAGAGAAGCTCTGGTGCGATAAGAAAGGGGAATTGGGGCCGATCTACATCGACCGCTTGAGGACGAGCAACCCGAAGCCCGACGGGGAGGCCCAGTTCCTTCTCAAGTCGGGGTCCGAAGTCTTCCAGCGCGGGTTCCGCGTCTTCATGTCGCGGGGTTGCATCGACTGCCACGACGGCCCCTTGATGAGCGAATTGTACGGACGCATGGATTTCGCCGAGGAGAAGCCGCCGATCGCCCGTGCGATCGCCCACACGCTCCTGACGAACTCGCGAGGCGACGCGATCGCCATCGCGATCCGCGAGGAGCACGACCGGATGATCACCCGCGTCGCCGACCTGCTCGCCAGGACGGTGGGCGCGAATCACACGAAGCAACACGCCGAACGCGTGGCGGTCTCGCTGGAGAATCTGGTCGACCGCGCCAGGGGGCAGGAGTCGGCCCTTGAGGAGATCTTCAAGGCGCACTTCACCTCGCCCGGCTTCCTGTTCCCGGGCGCCGACCCGAAAGCGATTGCCCATGAGTGGATCGCCTACGGCAAGAATGCCGTCCGGCATTCCGGCGACCGGACGTTCTTCAAGGAGGAGGAGCGAGTCCCACACGCCGCACTCCTGGTCGAGCCGGTCTCGGTCGAGCAGATGCCGATCCCACCGAATCTCAGGCCTTTCCGACGAACCCTCCCGATCCAGGGCGCGCCGAGCAGCGATTCCTACGCATTCTACGACCTCGCGTTCTATAACCTGGGCGTCTCCCCCCCGCGCTTCGACCGGGGCAATGGCGATTCGTTCTTGATCGACGTCGATGACCGCCCGGCCCCCGCGGTCGCCCTCGCCGCCGCCGAGGAGATCATCGACGCGATCGTCCCCGCAGAACCTGAGGACCTCAAGACGATCGAGGACCAGGTCCGCGAGAAGGTGACGTCCAGGAAGGGCTTCTACCTCACCCGAGAGGGCATGGAAAAGCTGGCCGCCGCGAAGGGTCGCGTCAAAGACGCCTATCCGAAGGGTTCCGCCGCCGTCCGGGAGTTGTCGGGTGCCATCCGCCGCCGCGGTAACGACGACCGATCCCGGACCGGCTCGGGGACGCCCGGCCAAGCGAATCGGATTCGACGTGCCGGCTCTCCACCACCCGCGATTCTGGAGGCGGCGGCCCTGGCGCCGGCGGGAGGGCCGGAGACCATCGAACGCGACCTCTCCTGGTTCCGCGACCTCGCTCGCTGGGACGCGGACTTCCCGCCTGCGCCTCCCGCCCCCGCCCCACAGTTCAAGAGCGTGGACAAGCGACGGATGGACGTCTTCTTCTACTCGAGGGCTCGGAGGCTCGCGCAGGACGAGTCTCCCACCGGCCATCGCAAACCGCTCCTGCACGACAACGAGCTGGCGTTCTGGGGGGCGTTCAAGACGCCCACCCTGCGGAATGTCGAGTTGACCCCGCCTTACATGCACAATGGTCGTATCCTGAGCCTCTTCGACGTCCTGGACTTCTACAACCGGGGCGGCGACGTGGGATTCGACCGTGAGCTGAACCCGGACAAGCACCCGGAGATGATCCGGCTCCACCTGACGCAAGAGGACAAGCTCGCCGTGGTCTTCTTCCTCATGAGCCTGACCGACGACCGCGTCCGGCGAGAGGCAGGCCCGTTCGACCACCCCTCGATCACCCTCATCAACGGCTACAAAGAGAATTACGACGAGAAGTACGTCACCATCCCCGCCGTCGGCGAGGGTGGGAACTCCTGCTCGGTCAACCGAACCTTCCCCCGGGGCGACTGACGGGGCCGACCCCGTCGCCATTCTAAGCCGCCCGCCGATTCAATACCGACTCGATTCGAGGACGTCATGGCCAAGTTCGCCGCGGAAATCGAAGGGACGATCGAGGCGGTCAGCGACGCCGGCAATGGCGACGCGCTCATGGTTGTCATGGGCATGAGCGTGCTGATCAAGGCGAACGCGTTCGCCAACCACCGCGTCAGGACCCCGACGAAGAACAAGACCGTCGACCACGCCCAGTTGATCAAGACGAACTCGCTCCCGGGTCGCAAGAACGTCCCCGCGAACGAAGGCTTCAAGGGTGGGACGGCGATCGTCGCCGGAAATTTCGACGACACGATCCAACAGATCGTCGTCGAGTTCGATCCCACCCCGGTTCCAGGTCAGATTGCCGCGCTGGAGCTGCATCCTTCCGTCGAAGTCGGCCCTCCGGAGAACGTCTTGCTCGGCCCTTTTACGGGGAACGCCGCGACGGGCGTCTTCTCCGTCAACGGCGTGCCGGTGAAGCGACTCGGGGCCGACTTCCCCGCCGACGACCGGCTGGTCGGCGAGCCGATCCAGAACGAGTTCGGCTTCGACATCGTCCCCGGGAGCATCCCGCCCAGCGCGCTCGTGAGCGTGGACGGCTATCTCTCCGACGACGTCCAGGTGAGCGGGAAGTTCCCGTTCGTCGGTTTCAACTTCGTCGTCGACAGCCCTGCCGCGACGCTCACGATCACCAACCAGCGGCAGGTATCGATCACGAGAGCCAGTGCGAGGAACGACGTCACGGACTACAGCCTGGAACTTCGAGGGGGGATCACCACGCCCTCCAATCAGCCGTTCGGCGCAACCCCGACGCTCCTGATTTTCGGGTTCGCACTGAATTCGACTCAATCCTTCCCTATCACCGCCCAGGAGACTCGGATGGGGCCGTTGGTTCCCGGCGGCTTCGCCACCTGGAGGATCCGGACCACCGGGAACGGTTCTGCGCCGGAGCGAGTCGTGGTGAGAATCAGCGGCGTGCCCGGCCCTATCGAGTCGGGCGAAGAATTCGTCGACGTCCGCGAGGGATGATCCGCGGCCGATCTGAGTTCGGCTTCGAAGGCGCCACGATCGGCGTGAGAGACGACTTTGGGTTTGATGGTTGTGACGTGCCTTGATGATGAATATCACCGGCATTGATGCCATCACTGCGCTTCCCGAGATCTTGACAGTATACGATCGCCGGTGGTGGCCCTAACGTAGTGATGAATTGTCGTGGTGGACGAAGTGCCACAACGCCCCGATGTGGTTCGAGTCGCACCGCGAGAACGAAGGCGACTTGCGCACGAATCGTTGGCGGAGCGTGCACAGGACCGCTCGGCGTGATCGGTCTTCCCCTCGCCCTTGCCGCACCGGGTGAGTTGGCCGGCGGGGATGACTGCCCGGTACGCCGCCCAGAAGTCGGTGAGGACCATTGCCCCGGCGTGATACTCCTTCGACAGGGCATCCCACAGGTACCGCCCCGTGGACTCAGAGCGAGCATCGCCACCACCCGCCGGGACACGGCGTCCAGGGCCACCCAGACCCACCGCACCGTGCTCGACTGCCGACGAAGCTCCGCATCTCGTCGGCCTCGAGGATCAGCCCGCCCGACTTTTTTGGGGCGGCTGGGACGTCGGCTCCCACGGGGTCTTCTCGAGGTAGAGGTCATTGACGAATCCCTACAGCCAGGTGCGCGAGACCCCCGTGGCCCGGGCGATGGTGCGCGGGCTGAGCCGCTCCGGGAGCAGCTTGCGGACCAGGTGCCACCGCTCCACGGAGATCGGGGCCCTCTTGGGGGCGACGACGAAGCGGCGATTGCAGCCGCGGCAGAGGAAAGTGGTCAAGCCATACTGGATCGTGCCGTTGCGGACGACGTGTGTGGCGTGGCAGCGAGGGCACGCGGGGATCGGCTCGATGCTGGGGGTCTCAGTGGGCATCCGCCGAGTCTACAAACCTCACTCCGATCGGGCCACTACCCTTGGGTGAACGTCCTTCGTGTCTTCGCCATCGGTGGACTCCTGGTTTCGAGCTTACGCTTCAAACCCGGCGACTGCCATCCGTGGGGGAGTCCAAGAGCAGATCGACAGGTTACTCGAGAGAATTCCCACTTCTCTAAAAATACCGACTTGACCGGGGAGAATCAGTCGGTGATTCTTGCGTTCTGAATCAATATGTCGATCCGACACGCTGTAACAACGGAGATGACGATGGTGCCGATCACGAGGCGTTCGGTCTTGCAATCAGCCGGGGCGGCCGGCCTGGCTGGCGTGGTCACCGGGAGTCGGTCGGCTAGTGCCGATGAGCCGGCGACGGCTTCGTTCAAGACCCGTTTCAGGAAGCCGAAGATCGTCAAGCCGAGGATCGCGGAGCTAGGCGATCTGCCGGCAACGAACATCTCCCCCGACGGCCTCGCGATCACGATCCTCTTCGACAAGGCGATGGAATTAAGCTTGAGCGACGGGGAGGACCTCGTCACATCCCTTACCGCCAGCCTTCTCATCCCGGTCTCCGTGCAGGAGCCGAGTGCGGAAACGTTCCGCGGGTATTCGGCTTTCGTCCGGGGCTTCATCAACAAAGAGAAGGGGACGCGTGTGTTACTGACGCTTGACCTCGGGGAGACGCACGACGTTGCCGATTTCCCTTATGGTGAGGTCGTCTCGGATGACTTTGTGCGACCGGTTTTCAGTTATCCGGTCAGTGAGTTGAAACGCGAGAAGCCAGGCGGTGGGACCGAGACGATCCAGGTCACACCGGCCCCGCATTTTTCGGCGATCTTGACGCTGACGATTCAGCGTCATAGTCCGAAAGATCGGGCTACGATCAAGATTGATTCCTTGGATGTTGAAATCGTTGATCCCTCCAAAACGCCTTCAGGGGGAGCAGAGACACCGGCCACGAAGAAAGGCCAGGGCGAGTACGGTCGAGCGAAGCGAAGCCGGTAATTCATCCGACTCGAACCGCCACTGACCCATAGCCTGTAGACAGGCGATTCGAACCGGAGACAGCCGATCAGCTCTTAGCGGGGGAATCTCGCGTATATCCCGTCACGCGAGGGGGCGACTGTCGAGGAACACCAATCCCGGCGGGTCGTCGTCCTCGCGGGTCGTCAACCGGTCGGGCGTCCACACCTTGGAGATAATCGACGTGAGGGGACCTCCAAGCCTGTGTCTGGTGCTTAATCTTGATCGGGGGGAGCAACGATGCCATGCGAGTCTCCCTCCGAAGTGGGAGAGACTGCGGTGAACGGCGTGATGCGGTCAGAGATCACTGTCGATCGACGCGTTCTCCAGGGCTGATTCCCGCCCGGCCTCCGCTCCCAGGGCTTCGCGTGCATTGATCGCCTCTCGCTCTGGATTGCGGCGGAGGTTGCCCAGGGGAGTGGCCTTCAAAGCGCCTGCAATGGGTTGAGTCACCGCGCGGCCGAGGTTGTGGACACCATCGGAGGCCGCGGTCCCGGCGTTGCGGAAAGACTCACCGAAGCGACGCCTCGGCTCGGTCGGTTTGGTCGCGAGTTTGACCTCACGCTCGGCCCGGCGTTCCTCGGGCGTCGTTCTGCTCCCCTGGCGGTAAGCAATCTTGGACCCGCCGTGCTTGCCGAACGTCAGCTTGACTCCCTGACTGCCGTAGTCATATTCAATCGAGTCATAACGGTAGATCACGCGGGGGGCACCGGGCGGAAGGGTCGTCTCGATGTAGAGGCGCTCGCTGGTTCTGGGGTGGTTGACGACCAGAATCGCCGGCCCGCCCGGGATGATTCGGAACTGAAAGGACCGGTCCCCGGTGTAATAATATCGATGGACGAGCACGAGCCTGGGGATATCGACCAACATCCGCCCATCGGGGCCCGGGATCGTCTCGACGGCAGGATTGCCGACCGGATCGGCATTGGGGTCGAGGACCTCGATCTCCAGCGCAGGGGGAACGGGCACAGGCTTATGATGGTCTTTACCTAAGGCCGTGACGGCGACCGAGGACAAGACGAGGCAGATTGCCGCTGCTCGGAGACCGATGCTTGAAGAGCTCATGGCGTCCCTCCCCTCCTTGGTTGGGTTCCGGCTGAAACGACGGCGTCATGGCCGTCACGGTAAATCCGCGGTCAGCCCTTCCTGCAACTGGTAGTGGTACTCGATCTCGACTCGCTCGACCCGATCGAATGCGCGCCTGGCCAGGTCGGGCGGCAGGACGTCACTCCACTGCATCGAGCGAGATTGCCCGCGCTGGACCCAGAACGGGGGCAGATCCACCGACCAGACGACCGGATCGCCCGCGCCAATCGGAGACACTGACGCGCCGGTCGGTCGAGAGGCGTAGAAGCGGACGCGGACGAAGAACAGGTCTCGAAGAATATGGCCCGTCTGCCGGACTGAGGTCCGAATTTGATCTGGAACCGCAGTGCCTACCAAGGTCGCGTCGAGGG
It encodes:
- a CDS encoding helix-turn-helix domain-containing protein, whose amino-acid sequence is MALITLQPAEREHLRGLARHSDDRRVIHRALALLDLDSGQPPLAVAARLGVSRSTVYNWAGRFAKERDPSPSLGDRPRAGRPPAARRAAEESAEAALGTDPRAAGYRHTNWTVPLLLAHLNRASGQQASGTTMRRALHGLGYRWKRPRFVLSRRSPTWRQAKGG
- a CDS encoding transposase, producing MPGRTRTVVLFSDATILTETPPLRAAWARAGQQAEVPITGNRDRRVLFGAIAVGRGTLRLDRAGQWNQDSFQSHLRHFRPTWRGWRIVLFLDRGSPHTARRSRALAKQFSIELRFLPTACPELNPMEGLWREIKGQILANEPTPELDVSLECAVDHLMAMTGKQRRQTARILSENFWLAT
- a CDS encoding IS5 family transposase (programmed frameshift) — its product is MDTRIAYPSDLTHAEWAQVCRVIPSPKPGGRPAKHDRRDIVNALLYVARTGCQWRAIPHDLPPWATAYWYFRIWKADGTLDRLMDLLRGDLRQAHGRPRQPSAAILDSQSVKTTEKRGPRGYDAGKKVAGRKRHILVDGLGLILSVVVHAARIQDRDGARLVLAPLRHRFMRLRLIVADGIDNGGIAEWVHALRGRNRLRLEIKAKRPGDGKFEPIAFRWRVERTFTWLGRNRRLSKDYEATTASSEAFVKLAMIHLMARRLPKM
- a CDS encoding multicopper oxidase domain-containing protein, whose translation is MINRRSMLKATAMSVLAGGAKAQELPGPYDDPTARFDKAKQDQLPSWAFRDELWIPLVPRPVNVGWYDALTSTPGGTPPPFSPTDPVPIGHVFHGIAREWGETPLHWKDLGCRPEPGQTASQCWSDKHENMGFVESYERKENGEAVELIHNWGHFPIKCFKMPILETKKALAHAALPARLYGYGGMVPGPTMKMRLGQPVVVRFENHLETELSVHLHGAHSPSHSDGFPSFYVLQGKSRDYFYPNILPLRKPMESDKGRARPMCLSPHKLVADDGESQSTMWYHDHGMDGTGYNVAKGLAGFALCFGERELELIANGTLPGLGPKSCEDPERQGVKTSARDVEDLEEPGYPGYYKRCKEPYANPFDIPIVLQDKVIDPNTGQVAYETAGHNGYLGHTFLLNGVAYPHLNVSNRKYRFRFLNGSNSRIYRLRLLSEAEFHARFGGQPASVPAAVPAEVGVVEADDIGGGSMDEASLPFLRIGKDSWLWSKAEQKKSVVLAMANRADLVVDFKLFASHLKSRDDQAVFYLVNTMPQADGRGPRVKLEDGGDPRVLPLPIDVEADAKKGIPESKIAELDRPIPLMKIIVKGPPLDCKLDAKVEHGTELIPHHPIGDDEVQVVREFIFERGKGAWKVNGRFYDPNIANATPTIGTAEEWILRNGGGGWWHPIHIHLESHQLISYQKDFEADGIIDTGDPPAIPRLANLVELVDKFDEGQQRGLHDTQVLGPNTVARIRMRFRTWNGPFVFHCHNLEHEDMRMMHNFEPVPRPFTDAEAEGKPDRFDRRRKLANIAPDARTHGNDVTLQPDPSAPGYHESHRRIGELDWSHSAIPTTPVEDGGAYQIPPRAKEGR
- a CDS encoding SCO family protein yields the protein MLASLAKFLGAMADGPPVTRISDGFANVPMTNQYGRELRFRDDLVGRRALIVNTMFTVCRGTCPGTSSRLASLRKILSPVFGDDLLIVSISLDPEQDSPRALRRYASIYGADRVRDGLCDWQFLTGKPADVERLRRSLGFYDLDLRVDGDLTRHAAVLYFGNPRKDRWATLPSDLREPLLVEAIRRVAGFTFEQKYGIKG